DNA from Methylobacterium currus:
GCGACGGCGGAGGTGGGTGCGGGGCAAGGCAGGAATCCCTGCCGTCCAGACAAGTGGACCTCCCGAGTGGACCTGGACGGAGCGGTCGGCCCGGGCGGGTCCGAAAACAGCCGGAGAATCAACGGTCGGCTGAGAATCTTGAGACTTTGGCTGGGGCGCCAGGATTCGAACCTGGGAATGGCGGTACCAAAAACCGCTGCCTTACCGCTTGGCGACGCCCCAACGCGCGGCTGGCGCTTCCATAGCCGGGCGGGGCGGTGCTGGCAACCGGGGCGTTGCGGTTCGCGGCGCGTGCGGCGGTTGGAGGGGCTTTCGGGCTCGTGTATGCCGGGAGCCGCGGACGGCTCCGGGGGGCGCGGCGAACCGAAGAGGCGCACCCGTCAAGGAGCCACAGCCATCAAGAGCCGCAACCATCGACGACAGGGGGAGGAGAGGCCGATGAGCACGCAGAAGGTCGCACTGGTGACCGGGGCCGGGTCGGGGGTCGGCCGCGCGGTGGCGCTGGCGCTCGCGGAGGCGGGGTACGACGTGGCGTTGTCCGGCCGGCGCCCCGAGCCGCTGCAGGCGGTCGCCGCTGCGATCGAGGCCAAGGGCCGGCGGGCGCTCGCGCAGCCGACCGATATCGGCGACGAGGCCTCGGTGGCCGAGCTGTTCCGGCGCCTCGAGGAGACGTTCGGTCGCCTCGACGTCCTGTTCAACAATGCCGGCATCGGCGCGCCGCCGGTGGAGCTCGACGAGCTGCCCGTCGCGACCTGGAAGGCCGTGGTCGACACCAACCTCACCGGCGCCTTCCTGTGCACCCAGGGCGCGTTTCGGCTGATGAAGAAGCAGCAGCCGCGCGGCGGGCGCATCATCAACAACGGCTCGATCTCGGCCCACGTGCCGCGGCCGTTCTCGGCACCCTACACCGCCACCAAGCACGCCATCACGGGCCTCACCCGCTCGACCTCGCTCGACGGGCGCGCCCACGACATCGCCTGCGGCCAGGTCGATATCGGCAACGCCGCCACCGACATGACCGTACGCATGCAAGCCGGCGTGCCCCAGCCCGACGGCTCGACCCGGCCCGAGCCGACCATGGACGCCAAGCACGTCGCCGACGCGGTGGTCTACATGGCGAGCCTCCCCCTCGACGCCAACGTGCAGTTCATGACCGTCATGGCGACCAAGATGCCGTTCATCGGCCGCGGCTGAGAGGCGTCCCTCTGGCCCTCCGGCGCCGGCTCGGGGTAGAGAGGCGGCGCGGGCGCTGACGCGGTGCCCGCGCCTCCCCATATCGGGGCCATCTCCTCACCGACGACCGGGGCCCCTGGCGGACCCGCGACAGAGTCCTGGGTCCGGGCTAAAAACATTCCCATGCTGATGCAGACAGACGCCCCGCGCGCTCCCGCCGATCCGGTCGCCCGGCGCCGCACCTTCGCGATCATCTCGCACCCGGATGCCGGCAAGACCACGCTGACCGAGAAGCTCCTGCTGTTCGGCGGCGCGATCCAGCTCGCCGGCGAGGTCAAGGCCAAGCGCAACCGCGTCTCGACCCGCTCGGACTGGATGGGCATCGAGAAGGAGCGCGGCATCTCGGTCGTCACCTCGGTGATGACCTTCGAGTACGGCGACTGCGTCTTCAACCTGCTCGACACGCCCGGCCACGAGGACTTCTCGGAGGACACCTACCGGACGCTGACGGCGGTCGATTCCGCGGTGATGGTGATCGACGCGGCCAAGGGCATCGAGGCGCGCACCCGCAAGCTGTTCGAGGTCTGCCGCCTGCGCGACATCCCGATCGTCACCTTCGTCAACAAGCTCGACCGGGAATCGCGCGATCCCTTCGACCTCCTCGACGAGATCGAGAAGACGCTCGCCCTCGACGTCGCGCCGGTGACCTGGCCGATCGGGCGCGGCCGGAGCTTCGCCGGCACCTACGACCTCCTGCGCCGCCGGGTGCGCCGGCTCGACGCGGCGGACGATGCCGGCACGGTGCCGGTCTCCGGGATCGACGACCCGCTCTTCGACACCCTGCTGCCGGAGGCCGGCGACGCCGCGACCTGGCGCGAGGAGGCGGAGTTGGCGGAGGGCGGCTGCAAGCCGTTCGACCTCGAAGCCTTCCGCGAGGGCCACCTGACCCCGGTATTCTTCGGCAGTGCGCTCCGCAATTTCGGCGTGCGCGACCTGATCGACGGGCTCGCCGAGGTGGCGCCGCCGCCGCGGGGCCAGGATGCCGACATCCGCGCCGTCTCGCCGACCGAGCCGAAGATGACCGGCTTCGTGTTCAAGATCCAGGCGAACATGGACCCGAACCACCGGGACCGCATCGCCTTCATGCGGGTCTGCTCCGGCAAGCTCAGCCGCGGCATGAAGGCGCGGCTGGTGCGCACCGGCAAGCCGATCTCGCTCTCGGCGCCGCAATTCTTCTTCGCCCAGGACCGGGCCATCGCCGACGAGGCCTATGCGGGCGACGTGGTCGGCATCCCCAATCACGGCACCCTGCGCATCGGCGACACCCTCACGGAGGGCGAGGAGCTGGTCTTCCGCGGCGTCCCGAGCTTCGCCCCGGAGATCCTGCGCCGGATCAAGCTCACCGACGCGATGAAGGCCAAGAAGCTGCGCGAGGCCCTGCAGCAGATGGCCGAGGAGGGGGTGGTGCAGCTCTTCCTGCCGCAGGACGGCTCGGGCGCGATCGTCGGCGTGGTCGGCGCGCTGCAGCTCGACGTGCTGAAGGAGCGGCTCCAGGCCGAGTACGGCCTGCCGATCGACTACGAGCCGACCCGCTTCACCATCTGCCGCTGGATCGAGTCGGAGGAGCAGGCCGAGCTCGACAAGTTCATCGGCTCGCACGGCTCGTCGATGGCAAGCGACCTCGACGGTGCGCCGGTCTTCATGGCGACCACCGGCTTCTCGCTGCGCTACGAGGAGGAGCGGGCGCCCGCGATCCGCTTCACCGACGTCAAGGACTACCAGAAGCGGCGGGAGTGAGGGGCCATCCGGCGCCCGCCCCGAAAACCCTTACGGGGCGGCGCCCGGTCCCTTAGACCTTCCCGAGCAGCGGGAAGTCGACGTTGAGGCTCGAGATCGGTCCCACCGGCGTCTCGCGCTTGCGCGGCCGGCCGTTGAGCACCTGCTTCAGCTTCGTCTTCAGCAGCGACAGGTCGAACGGCTTGAGGATGAAGGCGTCGGCCCCGGCGAGGTGGGCCACGTTGATGTCCTCGAAGCTGAACGACGTCTCGGTGAGGATGAACGGCATGTTCATCAGCATGTCGTCGGCCCGGATCTCGCGCAGGAGCTGGATCCCGTCCATCGGCTCCATCTCGAGGTCGGAGATCACCAGGCCGTAGCGCTTCGTGCGCAGCTGCTCGAGCGCCTGCGGCCCGTCGGTCACGCCTTCGACCTCCGGGAAGCCGAGGCGGTTCATCAGCTCTGTCACCAGGCGGACGAGTTTGACCTGGTCGTCGACGATCAGGATCGGGGGTGCTTCGCTCATCGGAACCAGCCAGCGGGTTGAGTTTCACGACGGATCACCGGGGGCTCCCGGCGGTTCCTAGACGAACAGGTGGTCGATGCCCTGCTTGGCCATGGTGTCGGCCTGGAGGGCCTGGGCGAGGGCGTGGATCGTGCTCGCCTTCGGGGTGCCGCGCTGGAGCATCGGCGCCAGGTTGGCCTTCTGGAACAGCCCATCATTGGCCGGCGTGCGCAGGACATACGCGAACGACGTCACGAATTCGCGCTTGGCGATCTCGCGCCACTCGACGATGTGCACGTCGCGGTGGCGGATGTCGCCGCTGATCCGCTGGAACGTCTCCTGCACCGACATCCGCTCCCCTTCGAGGATCTGGATGAAGTAGCCCTGATCGACGATCAGGATGCTGGTGATGACCGAGAACTCGTTCTTCTTCTGCGCATGTCGGGCGATGTCGTTGACCTGGCGCGCGCGTTCCCGCGGCTCGGCGGAGAGCTGAGCGCGCGAGAAGTAGATCAGGTGTATGAGGCTGCTTCGCTTGCTCGTGCGCATATCCCTGATTCCACCGCCGTCCAGAAGGGCAGCTAAGGCCAAGAGGTTCAACACCGCGTAAACATGGCCGCTCGCATCCCGCGGCAGATTTTGCCGCAGGGACCCGGATCCGCCCGGCGGGTTTTGCCGCTCAGGCTCTCGGGCCTTCAATGAAATCAAGAACTTAGCCGTGGCACACGGCTTGCGGATCATCCCCCGAGTGATCCAGACGGGATGTGGAGCCCTGGGGAAGATGGACGTTTTCAGCGCGCTGCAGACCTCGGTCTCGGGCCTCAAGGCCCAGGCCTTCAGCCTCGAGAACATTTCGGGGAATATCGCGAACTCGCAGACCGTCGGCTACAAGCGAATCGACACCGACTTCGTCGACATGCTCACCGAGCAGCCGCCGAGCCGCCAGACCGCCGGCTCGGTCGCGGCCTATTCGCAGCTGACCAACAGCCTCCAGGGCAACGTGGCGGCGACCGGCATCCCCACCAACATGGCGCTGAGCGGGGACGGCTTCTTCACGGTGCAGACCAAGGGGAGCGACGCGGCCGGCGCGCCGGTCTTCTCGGGCACCAGCCTCTATACCCGCCGCGGCGACTTCTCGGTCGACCGGGACGGCTACCTCGTCAACGGCGCCGGCGCCTACCTCACCGGCCAGGGCCTCGACGCCGTGACCGGTCAGTCGACCGGCACCGGGCCGATCAAGATCTCCGGCACCTCCCTGCCGGCCAAGCCGACGACGAGCATCGCCTACGCGGCGAACCTGCCGAGCAGCCCGAGCACCACCTCGGGCTCGGCGCTCCTGGGCACGCTGCCGGGCGGCGATGCGAGGGTGCTCGCCGGCACCGCGACGACGCCCCCGGCGGTGGCGGCCTCCGACGCGACCGCCTTCGTCAATTCCAGTCTCGCGGGCGGCGAGCTCACGGCCTATTCGGGCACCGGCACCCCGGTGAGCGTGCAGTTGCGCTGGGCCAAGGTCGCGGAAGCCGACGCGAAGGCGGGCACCAGCGACACCTGGAACCTGTACTACGCCAACCAGACCGGGAGCGGCACCAATGCGGGAACCTGGCAGAATGTCGGCACCGCCTTCACCTTCAACGGCAGCGGCCAGCTCACCGCGCCCGCCGGCACCAGCCTCAGCCTCCCCAACCTGACGGTGAACGGGACGAATCTCGGGGCGGTGGCGCTGAACTTCGGCACCGGCGGCCTGACCCAGTACGGCTCCGCGTCCGGCCAGATCACCACCAACACCCTGCAGCAGAACGGCTACTCCGCCGGCACGCTCAACTCCCTGGCGGTGACGAGCGACGGGAAGATCACCGGCACCTATTCCAACGGCAACAGCGTGGCCCTGGCGCAGGTCGGAGTGGCGCGGTTCAGCGCCCCCAACGCCCTCAAGGCGGTCTCGGGCGGCAACTACGCCAAGACGGTGGAATCCGGCGAGCCGCTGACCGGGCTGTCCGGCACCACGATCGTCGGCGGCAATGTCGAGCAGTCGAACACCGACACGGCCGGCGAGTTCTCGAAGCTGATCGTCACCCAGCAGGCCTACTCGGCCAATACCCGGGTGATGTCGACCGCCCAGCAGATGATGTCCGATCTCATCAACGTCATCCGCTAGAGGATTGCCCGGTCGTTCGGCGGTCGGGCAATTCGCCAAAGAATGGGCCTTGCTAGTTTTTCTGCAAGGAACCATTAGGCACTTTGTTGAATACTGCAAAAGGCGGATATCGCAAAGTGTGAGCGTCGATGTCGTGGCAAAAGGCTGCGACAGGACATCCATCCCGTGGACGACGCGTCGGCGTGCCGATGCGGGTCCGCAACGCGGCGGGTCCTCGTGCTCCGCCGCCCCGGGCCCGTTCGGCTGCAAAAGGCGGCCCGACCGGTTCCGGCCCGCCCGCGAGATGCCGGCACGCGCAAGCCAGCCCCAAAGGGGCGCGGCGGCCCGGCCCGGCTCTCACCCCTTCACCCGGATCCGACCGATGTCCCTCAACGCCCTCAACACCTCGACCGCCGGACTGCAGGTGACGCAGGCGGCGATCGGCCTCGTGTCGCAGAACGTCGCCAATGCGGGCACCGCCGGCTACGTCAAGCGCGTGCTCAACCCGGTCTCGACGCTCGGCAATTCCGGTGTCGCGACGGGCACGATCAGCCGGACCCTCGACGCGGTGTCGCTCAAGCAATTGCGGCTCGAGACCGCGGGGGCGTCCTATACCGGTCTCTCCGCCAAGGTGCAGGGCCAGCTCGACGCCCTCTACGGCACGCCGGGGAGCAGCGCCGCCCTCGACGGGGTGGTGAACAGCTTCACGCAGTCGCTCCAGGCGCTGACGACCGATCCGACCTCGGCCGCCTCGCGGGCGAGCGCGGTGAGCTCCGCGCGGACGGTCGCCACCACCGTCGCCGGCATCGCCCAAGGGGTGCAGGACCTGCGCACCGGCCTCGAATCGCAGCTCGGCGGCGACGTCGCCGCGGCGAGCGCGCTCCTGTCGCAGATCGCCGGCCTCAACGGCAAGATCGCCGGCGCCTCGAAGAGCGAGACCGGCACGGCCGATCTCCTCGACCAGCGCGACCAGGCGATCAACACGCTCTCGCACTATCTCGACGTGCAGGTGAGCGACCAGCGCGACGGCTCGGTCACCCTGCTCACCGCCTCGGGCGCCACGCTGGTCGACCACATGGCCGCGGCGACCCTCGCCTTCGACGGCCGCGGCACCTTGAGCCCCGAGGCCCAGTATTCGGCCGATCCGAGCACCCGCGGCGTCGGCACCGTGACGGCGACGACCCCGGCCGGCGCCAGGATCGACCTCCTCGCCACCGGGGCGATCCGCTCCGGCTCGATCGCCGCCGCGGTGTCGTTGCGCGACGACACCCTGGTCCAGGCGCAGCGCCAGCTCGACGACCTCGCCGCCGGCCTGTCGCGGGCGCTGAGCGACCGCCCGGCCACCGGCACGGCGGCCTCCGCCGACGGGCTCACCGGCTTCGACATCGACCTCACCGGGCTCCAGGCCGGCAACGCCGTGACGCTCGGCGTGCGCAACGCCGCGGGAGTGAGCCGCAACCTGATCCTGATGCCGACGAACGGGGCGGCGCCCGATCCCATCGATCCCGCCCTCACCGACGATCCGACCGCCCTCGTCGTGCCGGTCGACATCTCGGGCGGGCCCTCGACCTTCGCGGCGAAGATCGGCGCGGTGCTCGGCACCGGCTTCAC
Protein-coding regions in this window:
- a CDS encoding SDR family oxidoreductase encodes the protein MSTQKVALVTGAGSGVGRAVALALAEAGYDVALSGRRPEPLQAVAAAIEAKGRRALAQPTDIGDEASVAELFRRLEETFGRLDVLFNNAGIGAPPVELDELPVATWKAVVDTNLTGAFLCTQGAFRLMKKQQPRGGRIINNGSISAHVPRPFSAPYTATKHAITGLTRSTSLDGRAHDIACGQVDIGNAATDMTVRMQAGVPQPDGSTRPEPTMDAKHVADAVVYMASLPLDANVQFMTVMATKMPFIGRG
- a CDS encoding BLUF domain-containing protein; its protein translation is MRTSKRSSLIHLIYFSRAQLSAEPRERARQVNDIARHAQKKNEFSVITSILIVDQGYFIQILEGERMSVQETFQRISGDIRHRDVHIVEWREIAKREFVTSFAYVLRTPANDGLFQKANLAPMLQRGTPKASTIHALAQALQADTMAKQGIDHLFV
- the flgK gene encoding flagellar hook-associated protein FlgK; translation: MSLNALNTSTAGLQVTQAAIGLVSQNVANAGTAGYVKRVLNPVSTLGNSGVATGTISRTLDAVSLKQLRLETAGASYTGLSAKVQGQLDALYGTPGSSAALDGVVNSFTQSLQALTTDPTSAASRASAVSSARTVATTVAGIAQGVQDLRTGLESQLGGDVAAASALLSQIAGLNGKIAGASKSETGTADLLDQRDQAINTLSHYLDVQVSDQRDGSVTLLTASGATLVDHMAAATLAFDGRGTLSPEAQYSADPSTRGVGTVTATTPAGARIDLLATGAIRSGSIAAAVSLRDDTLVQAQRQLDDLAAGLSRALSDRPATGTAASADGLTGFDIDLTGLQAGNAVTLGVRNAAGVSRNLILMPTNGAAPDPIDPALTDDPTALVVPVDISGGPSTFAAKIGAVLGTGFTVTGTPGGAAGSVRILSDPAGLALTGASASVTVPTSATDTKTGRGQLALFVDAGARNGVFTGSFEGGSHLTGFAQRLAVNPAVTADASTLVDYADATASGDTARPQYLTDALTSRTLTFSAASGIGGVSAPRSATVVGFAQSVIDARGAASAEAQQLDEGQQIALSSAQSRFAKDSGVSVDEEMSRLIQLQTAYSANARVLTAARDMLDTLLRI
- a CDS encoding response regulator; this translates as MSEAPPILIVDDQVKLVRLVTELMNRLGFPEVEGVTDGPQALEQLRTKRYGLVISDLEMEPMDGIQLLREIRADDMLMNMPFILTETSFSFEDINVAHLAGADAFILKPFDLSLLKTKLKQVLNGRPRKRETPVGPISSLNVDFPLLGKV
- a CDS encoding peptide chain release factor 3, which encodes MLMQTDAPRAPADPVARRRTFAIISHPDAGKTTLTEKLLLFGGAIQLAGEVKAKRNRVSTRSDWMGIEKERGISVVTSVMTFEYGDCVFNLLDTPGHEDFSEDTYRTLTAVDSAVMVIDAAKGIEARTRKLFEVCRLRDIPIVTFVNKLDRESRDPFDLLDEIEKTLALDVAPVTWPIGRGRSFAGTYDLLRRRVRRLDAADDAGTVPVSGIDDPLFDTLLPEAGDAATWREEAELAEGGCKPFDLEAFREGHLTPVFFGSALRNFGVRDLIDGLAEVAPPPRGQDADIRAVSPTEPKMTGFVFKIQANMDPNHRDRIAFMRVCSGKLSRGMKARLVRTGKPISLSAPQFFFAQDRAIADEAYAGDVVGIPNHGTLRIGDTLTEGEELVFRGVPSFAPEILRRIKLTDAMKAKKLREALQQMAEEGVVQLFLPQDGSGAIVGVVGALQLDVLKERLQAEYGLPIDYEPTRFTICRWIESEEQAELDKFIGSHGSSMASDLDGAPVFMATTGFSLRYEEERAPAIRFTDVKDYQKRRE
- a CDS encoding flagellar hook protein FlgE → MDVFSALQTSVSGLKAQAFSLENISGNIANSQTVGYKRIDTDFVDMLTEQPPSRQTAGSVAAYSQLTNSLQGNVAATGIPTNMALSGDGFFTVQTKGSDAAGAPVFSGTSLYTRRGDFSVDRDGYLVNGAGAYLTGQGLDAVTGQSTGTGPIKISGTSLPAKPTTSIAYAANLPSSPSTTSGSALLGTLPGGDARVLAGTATTPPAVAASDATAFVNSSLAGGELTAYSGTGTPVSVQLRWAKVAEADAKAGTSDTWNLYYANQTGSGTNAGTWQNVGTAFTFNGSGQLTAPAGTSLSLPNLTVNGTNLGAVALNFGTGGLTQYGSASGQITTNTLQQNGYSAGTLNSLAVTSDGKITGTYSNGNSVALAQVGVARFSAPNALKAVSGGNYAKTVESGEPLTGLSGTTIVGGNVEQSNTDTAGEFSKLIVTQQAYSANTRVMSTAQQMMSDLINVIR